One genomic segment of Actinoplanes ianthinogenes includes these proteins:
- a CDS encoding putative bifunctional diguanylate cyclase/phosphodiesterase, producing MSGPSALHRRAWTALTGRSRPMCVLTVTIVVAAVAAVFLGLLQTPHLRAGSPLSPIDGACVAAVLAAIAQLAGLRFRLGPDAVSVSWAEAAVVVGLVICPAGWLPAATLAGVGAAWLLLAWLTGVRNPAEIVHLVASMTLGVSAAALVTSLLAGDAGVRGGRLALALVAGAGTYLLITFGLVVLTLTLQRGAPPSQVAAKVLYAKAPMSAGNVIVGLCAVFAMVREPLWLLAFGPVLWLLHRTYRFHLRAAEERRMWEAFATATARLPGVSEAEVARAGLRGALDVFGARRVQLELRSEHGNRKYTQDGPGQSPDASHTGPAVTRSMAVAGRPVGELTVWLGEPALPVAHDEAALTAYGEALAGALRDAAAHQRIAELDARAAHDRVHDPLTGLINRSALVSDGDAVLRGGDRGRPAALLLLDVVAFREVNSTLGHRGGDEVLRVIAERLTEQARPGELVARTGDDEFALLLPGLTTLAGASGAPHSLSQALRRARELVEQLRLPMRVAGVRLAVEVTVGAVVAPAGQVEVGELLRRAALAAGQAKEQGLTVGTYDSGQEASSTDRLALLADLQDAFAADDQITLHLQPAVDLITAEPTGCEALVRWRHPRRGQLSPAEFLPAVERSELLIPFTRRVLDLALAAAADWTAHGIDVPVSVNVSARSLTDPTFPAQVTEALRRHRTPASRLVLEITESVAVSEQEIVDEVLARLRAGGVQVSLDDFGTGFSSLASVTRMPVDEIKIDRSFVDEMIDSPAAGAVVRGAVELGARLGVRVVAEGIETIEQRAALIALGCPSAQGYHFCKPMPADKIVQALSQLRTSSSATVTPLRADGAS from the coding sequence ATGAGCGGTCCATCCGCACTGCACCGTCGCGCGTGGACCGCCCTGACCGGGCGTTCCCGGCCGATGTGCGTCCTGACCGTCACGATCGTGGTCGCCGCTGTCGCCGCCGTGTTCCTCGGTCTCCTGCAAACTCCGCACCTGCGGGCCGGCAGCCCGCTGTCACCGATCGACGGGGCCTGCGTGGCCGCCGTGCTGGCCGCCATCGCCCAGCTGGCCGGGCTGCGCTTCCGGCTCGGCCCGGACGCGGTCTCGGTGAGCTGGGCCGAGGCGGCCGTGGTGGTCGGTCTGGTGATCTGCCCGGCCGGCTGGCTGCCCGCCGCCACCCTGGCCGGCGTCGGCGCCGCGTGGCTGCTGCTGGCCTGGCTGACCGGGGTGCGCAACCCCGCCGAGATCGTCCACCTGGTCGCCTCGATGACCCTCGGGGTGTCCGCGGCCGCCCTGGTCACCTCGCTGCTGGCCGGCGACGCCGGGGTGCGCGGCGGGCGGCTGGCGCTGGCCCTGGTGGCCGGCGCGGGCACCTACCTGCTGATCACTTTCGGCCTGGTGGTGCTGACCCTGACCCTCCAGCGGGGCGCCCCGCCGAGCCAGGTCGCCGCCAAGGTGCTCTATGCCAAGGCGCCGATGTCGGCCGGCAACGTGATCGTCGGCCTCTGCGCGGTCTTCGCCATGGTCCGCGAGCCGCTCTGGCTGCTCGCCTTCGGCCCGGTGCTGTGGCTGCTGCACCGCACCTACCGCTTCCACCTGCGCGCGGCCGAGGAGCGCCGGATGTGGGAGGCGTTCGCCACGGCCACCGCGCGGCTGCCCGGCGTCAGCGAGGCCGAGGTGGCCCGAGCCGGGCTGCGCGGCGCGCTGGACGTCTTCGGCGCCCGCCGCGTGCAGCTGGAGTTGCGCTCCGAGCACGGCAACCGGAAATACACCCAGGACGGGCCGGGGCAGAGCCCGGACGCGTCGCACACCGGCCCTGCGGTCACCCGCAGCATGGCGGTGGCCGGCCGACCGGTCGGCGAGCTCACCGTCTGGCTCGGCGAGCCGGCCCTGCCGGTGGCGCACGACGAGGCGGCGCTCACGGCGTACGGGGAGGCGCTGGCCGGGGCCCTCCGCGACGCGGCCGCCCACCAGCGGATCGCCGAGCTGGACGCGCGGGCCGCGCACGACCGGGTGCACGACCCGCTGACCGGCCTGATCAACCGGTCGGCGCTGGTCAGCGACGGGGACGCGGTGCTGCGCGGCGGTGACCGCGGCCGCCCGGCCGCCCTGCTGCTGCTCGACGTGGTCGCGTTCCGCGAGGTGAACAGCACGCTCGGGCACCGGGGCGGCGACGAGGTGCTGCGGGTGATCGCCGAGCGGCTCACCGAGCAGGCCCGGCCCGGCGAGCTGGTCGCGCGGACCGGCGACGACGAGTTCGCGCTGCTGCTGCCCGGGCTGACCACGCTGGCCGGCGCCTCGGGCGCACCGCACTCGCTCTCCCAGGCCCTGCGCCGCGCCCGTGAGCTGGTCGAGCAGCTGCGGCTGCCGATGCGGGTGGCCGGGGTGCGGCTGGCCGTCGAGGTGACGGTCGGCGCGGTGGTCGCCCCGGCCGGTCAGGTCGAGGTCGGTGAGCTGCTGCGCCGGGCCGCGCTGGCCGCCGGGCAGGCCAAGGAGCAGGGGCTGACCGTCGGGACGTACGACAGCGGCCAGGAGGCGAGCAGCACCGACCGGCTGGCGCTGCTCGCGGATCTCCAGGACGCGTTCGCCGCCGACGACCAGATCACGCTGCACCTGCAACCCGCGGTCGACCTGATCACCGCCGAGCCGACCGGCTGCGAGGCCCTGGTCCGCTGGCGGCACCCGCGCCGCGGCCAGCTCTCCCCGGCCGAGTTCCTGCCGGCGGTGGAGCGCAGCGAGCTGCTCATCCCGTTCACCCGGCGGGTCCTCGACCTGGCCCTGGCCGCCGCCGCGGACTGGACGGCGCACGGCATCGACGTGCCGGTCTCGGTCAACGTGTCGGCCCGCAGCCTGACCGATCCGACCTTCCCGGCGCAGGTCACCGAGGCGCTGCGGCGGCACCGGACGCCGGCCTCCCGGCTGGTCCTGGAGATCACCGAGTCGGTGGCGGTCAGCGAGCAGGAGATCGTCGACGAGGTGCTGGCCCGGCTGCGGGCCGGCGGGGTGCAGGTCTCGCTGGACGACTTCGGCACCGGGTTCTCCTCGCTCGCCTCGGTCACCCGGATGCCGGTCGACGAGATCAAGATCGACCGGTCGTTCGTGGACGAGATGATCGACTCCCCGGCGGCCGGCGCGGTGGTGCGCGGCGCGGTCGAGCTGGGCGCGCGCCTCGGGGTCCGGGTGGTCGCCGAGGGGATCGAGACGATCGAGCAGCGGGCCGCGCTGATCGCGCTCGGCTGCCCGTCCGCGCAGGGCTATCACTTCTGCAAGCCGATGCCCGCCGACAAGATCGTGCAGGCACTGTCCCAGCTGCGGACGTCGTCGTCCGCGACGGTCACCCCGCTGCGCGCGGACGGCGCCTCCTGA
- a CDS encoding thioredoxin domain-containing protein, translated as MANRLADATSPYLLQHRDNPVDWWPWCDEAFAEARRRDVPVLISVGYAACHWCHVMAHESFEDEAIAAQLNEGFVAIKVDREERPDVDAVYMTATQAMTGQGGWPMTVFATPGGDPFFCGTYFPKQQFGRLLTSVTTAWRDQRDEVVKQGAAVVEAVGGAQLVGGPTAPISAELLAAAAEGLAKEHDQTYGGFGGAPKFPPHMNLLFLLRHHERTGSAEALELARHAGEQMARGGIYDQLAGGFARYAVDAHWTVPHFEKMLYDNALLLRVYTQLWRLTGDVLARRVADETAEFLLRDLGTPAGGLASALDADTDGEEGLTYAWTPVQLTEALGAEDGEWAADLFRVTVAGTFEHGKSVLVLGRDIDAADPELVERWQDVRTRLLAARSERPQPARDDKVVAAWNGLAITALAEHGVLTGSASSRAAAISLAGVLAERHLVDGRLRRVSRDGRVGAPVGVLDDYGCVAEGFLAVHQITADPRWLRLAGGLLDVALAHFRTPSGGFYDTADDAEKLLTRPADPTDNATPSGLAAICSALVSYAALTGETAYREAADAALATVGPLIEGHPRFAGYSAMVAEAALAGPYEIAIATDDLDDPLVTEAYREAPAGTVIVAGAPELPGVPLLADRPMIDGKPTAYVCRGFVCDRPVTSPKDLLARLVR; from the coding sequence ATGGCCAACCGTCTCGCCGACGCCACCTCGCCCTACCTGCTCCAGCACCGCGACAACCCGGTCGACTGGTGGCCATGGTGCGACGAGGCGTTCGCGGAGGCCCGCCGGCGCGACGTGCCGGTGCTGATCTCGGTGGGATACGCGGCCTGCCACTGGTGTCACGTCATGGCGCACGAGTCCTTCGAGGACGAGGCGATCGCCGCGCAGCTCAACGAGGGCTTCGTGGCGATCAAGGTGGACCGCGAGGAGCGGCCCGACGTGGACGCCGTCTACATGACCGCCACCCAGGCGATGACCGGGCAGGGCGGCTGGCCGATGACGGTGTTCGCCACGCCCGGCGGCGACCCCTTCTTCTGTGGCACCTACTTCCCGAAACAGCAGTTCGGCCGCCTGCTCACCTCGGTCACCACGGCCTGGCGGGACCAGCGGGACGAGGTGGTCAAGCAGGGCGCGGCGGTGGTCGAGGCGGTCGGCGGCGCCCAGCTGGTCGGCGGCCCGACCGCGCCGATCTCGGCGGAGTTGCTGGCCGCGGCCGCCGAGGGGCTGGCCAAGGAGCATGATCAGACCTATGGCGGGTTCGGCGGCGCGCCCAAGTTCCCGCCGCACATGAACCTGCTCTTCCTGCTGCGCCACCACGAGCGCACCGGCTCGGCCGAGGCCCTGGAGCTGGCCCGGCACGCCGGCGAGCAGATGGCCCGCGGCGGCATCTACGACCAGCTGGCCGGCGGCTTCGCGCGCTATGCGGTGGACGCCCACTGGACCGTGCCGCACTTCGAGAAGATGCTTTACGACAACGCGCTGCTGCTGCGGGTCTACACCCAGCTCTGGCGGCTCACCGGCGACGTGCTGGCCCGCCGGGTGGCCGACGAGACCGCCGAGTTCCTGCTGCGCGACCTGGGCACGCCCGCCGGTGGGCTGGCGTCCGCGCTGGACGCGGACACCGACGGCGAGGAGGGTCTGACGTATGCCTGGACCCCGGTCCAGCTGACCGAGGCGCTCGGCGCCGAGGACGGCGAGTGGGCCGCCGACCTGTTCCGGGTGACCGTGGCCGGCACCTTCGAGCACGGCAAGAGCGTGCTGGTGCTGGGCCGGGACATCGACGCCGCCGACCCGGAGCTGGTCGAGCGCTGGCAGGACGTCCGCACCCGGCTGCTCGCGGCCCGCTCGGAGCGGCCGCAGCCGGCCCGCGACGACAAGGTGGTCGCCGCCTGGAACGGGCTCGCGATCACCGCGCTGGCCGAGCACGGGGTGCTGACCGGGTCCGCGTCGTCCCGCGCCGCGGCGATCTCGCTCGCCGGAGTGCTGGCCGAGCGGCACCTGGTGGACGGGCGGCTGCGGCGCGTCTCCCGGGACGGCCGCGTCGGTGCGCCGGTCGGGGTGCTCGACGACTACGGGTGCGTCGCGGAGGGATTCCTGGCCGTGCATCAGATCACCGCGGATCCGCGGTGGTTGCGGTTGGCGGGCGGCTTGCTGGATGTTGCCTTGGCCCATTTCCGTACGCCGTCAGGTGGCTTCTACGACACCGCCGACGACGCCGAGAAGCTGCTCACCCGTCCCGCCGACCCGACCGACAACGCCACGCCGTCCGGGCTGGCCGCGATCTGCTCCGCGCTGGTGAGCTACGCGGCGCTGACCGGGGAGACGGCGTACCGGGAGGCGGCGGACGCGGCCCTGGCCACGGTCGGGCCGCTGATCGAGGGGCACCCGCGGTTCGCCGGGTACTCGGCGATGGTGGCGGAGGCGGCGCTGGCCGGGCCGTACGAGATCGCGATCGCCACCGACGACCTGGACGATCCGCTGGTCACCGAGGCTTATCGGGAGGCCCCGGCCGGAACGGTGATCGTGGCCGGCGCCCCTGAGCTGCCTGGCGTGCCGTTGCTGGCCGACCGCCCGATGATCGACGGCAAACCGACCGCGTACGTCTGCCGTGGTTTCGTCTGCGACCGCCCGGTCACCTCTCCGAAGGACCTCCTGGCCCGCCTCGTCCGGTGA
- a CDS encoding Uma2 family endonuclease — protein sequence MSAEAIGRLMPAIVTLDDLTAMIRADMHGHRYETSTQGALSVVPPPDGDHAKIATRLMSWLLKAGWPEDQLMQVAGIRIPSPTGFAGRIPDLTVWSTDPGNAVWYDVQGLLLVIEIISPGSEATDQVTKVAEYATVGIPLYWMVARDTANTVTMHRLVNGAYQVVDQKPLRWLLNSEPGNHLPMEH from the coding sequence ATGAGCGCAGAGGCAATCGGCCGGTTGATGCCCGCCATCGTCACGCTCGACGATCTGACCGCCATGATCCGGGCAGACATGCACGGCCACCGATACGAGACGAGTACACAGGGAGCTCTCTCCGTGGTTCCGCCCCCCGACGGTGATCACGCCAAGATCGCTACTCGCCTGATGTCATGGCTCCTCAAAGCGGGCTGGCCCGAGGATCAGCTCATGCAGGTAGCCGGTATCCGCATCCCGAGCCCAACCGGATTCGCCGGCCGCATCCCTGACCTCACCGTCTGGTCGACTGATCCGGGAAACGCGGTGTGGTACGACGTCCAGGGCCTGCTCCTGGTCATCGAGATCATCTCTCCCGGGTCCGAGGCGACGGATCAGGTCACCAAAGTCGCCGAGTACGCCACCGTAGGCATTCCGCTGTACTGGATGGTGGCGCGTGACACGGCGAACACCGTCACCATGCACCGGCTGGTCAACGGCGCCTACCAGGTCGTCGACCAGAAGCCGCTGCGCTGGCTCCTGAATTCGGAGCCCGGCAACCACCTGCCGATGGAACACTGA
- a CDS encoding 5-(carboxyamino)imidazole ribonucleotide synthase — MDTRTGLPVVGMVGGGQLARMTHQAAISLGQSLRVLSEKPDDSAALVAADVPIGTHTDLAALREFAKGCDAVTFDHEHVPTEHIETLEAEGVKIFPGSKALVFAQDKGMMRERLAALGAPVPRWARVSTADEIEAFAGGSWPVVAKATRGGYDGRGVWMVGSREAAEDLVSTGISLIVEERVPLRRELAALVARSPFGQVAAYPVVETVQRDGICVEVIAPAPDLAEERALDAQQLAIDLANELGVVGLLAVELFETDAGIVVNELAMRPHNSGHWTIEGARTSQFEQHLRAVLDYPMGATTLTAPVVVMANVLGGRPGGISIDERLHHLFAEVPDARVHLYGKQVRPGRKIGHVTVLGDDLASVRARAARAAQWLQEGK; from the coding sequence ATGGATACCCGAACCGGTCTGCCTGTGGTCGGCATGGTGGGAGGCGGGCAGCTGGCCCGGATGACCCACCAGGCCGCGATTTCTCTCGGTCAGTCACTGCGCGTGCTCAGTGAGAAGCCTGACGACTCCGCCGCGCTGGTCGCCGCGGACGTGCCGATCGGCACGCATACCGATCTTGCCGCTCTGCGTGAGTTCGCCAAGGGGTGCGACGCGGTCACGTTTGACCACGAGCACGTGCCGACCGAGCACATCGAGACGCTCGAGGCCGAGGGTGTGAAGATCTTCCCCGGGTCGAAAGCGCTGGTCTTCGCGCAGGACAAGGGCATGATGCGGGAGCGGCTGGCGGCGCTCGGCGCGCCGGTGCCGCGCTGGGCCCGGGTCAGCACCGCGGACGAGATCGAGGCGTTCGCCGGCGGGTCCTGGCCGGTCGTGGCCAAGGCGACCCGCGGCGGGTACGACGGTCGTGGCGTCTGGATGGTCGGCTCCCGCGAGGCGGCCGAGGACCTGGTGTCGACCGGGATCTCGCTGATCGTGGAGGAGCGGGTGCCGCTGCGGCGGGAGCTCGCGGCGCTCGTGGCCCGGTCGCCGTTCGGGCAGGTCGCGGCGTACCCGGTGGTGGAGACCGTGCAGCGGGACGGGATCTGCGTGGAGGTGATCGCCCCGGCGCCGGACCTGGCCGAGGAGCGTGCGCTCGACGCCCAGCAGCTCGCCATCGACCTGGCCAACGAGCTCGGCGTGGTCGGCCTGCTGGCCGTCGAGCTGTTCGAGACCGACGCCGGCATCGTGGTGAACGAGCTGGCGATGCGCCCGCACAACTCCGGGCACTGGACCATCGAGGGGGCCCGGACCTCGCAGTTCGAGCAGCACCTGCGGGCCGTCCTGGACTATCCGATGGGTGCCACCACGCTGACCGCCCCGGTCGTGGTGATGGCGAACGTGCTGGGCGGCCGGCCCGGTGGGATCTCCATCGACGAGCGGCTGCACCACCTGTTCGCCGAGGTTCCGGACGCGCGGGTGCACCTGTACGGCAAGCAGGTCCGTCCGGGCCGCAAGATCGGGCACGTCACGGTGCTCGG